One window of the Trifolium pratense cultivar HEN17-A07 linkage group LG2, ARS_RC_1.1, whole genome shotgun sequence genome contains the following:
- the LOC123905200 gene encoding E3 ubiquitin-protein ligase RSL1-like, whose product MGKEETNRFPNLDSFYFSGKRNIPDVIDLSDEDDDDDIKIINLIPNNTYLGTRKRNSNFEGECSYSKGGWFFCKLCMDNKTMGDAFYINGCTDAYCSDCVAKYIRSKLDDNIINIRCPSFWCESGTLETGFCRSILPTEDFKRWDKAVCEVLFNITEKFYCPFVDCSALLINDGTEPVRNLECPNCNRMLCGLCKVRSHEGFGCSEFEKLKRDDKGKAVILANIAEDMRWRQCPKCSEYVAKSGGCNIMTCRFLSS is encoded by the coding sequence ATGGGTAAAGAGGAAACAAACAGATTCCCAAACCTCGACTCCTTCTACTTTTCCGGCAAGCGAAATATCCCCGATGTCATTGATCTTTCCGATGAAGACGATGACGACGACattaaaataatcaatttaATTCCCAACAATACCTATTTGGGAACACGTAAAAGAAACAGCAACTTTGAAGGAGAGTGTTCATATTCAAAAGGCGGGTGGTTTTTTTGCAAACTCTGTATGGATAATAAAACGATGGGGGACGCTTTCTACATCAATGGTTGCACCGACGCTTATTGCTCTGATTGTGTGGCGAAGTACATCCGTTCAAAACTTGACGATAACATTATTAACATTCGGTGTCCATCATTCTGGTGTGAATCAGGTACGTTAGAAACAGGGTTTTGCCGTTCGATTCTTCCAACTGAGGATTTTAAACGATGGGATAAGGCGGTGTGCGAGGTTTTGTTCAATATTACGGAGAAATTCTATTGTCCCTTTGTAGACTGTTCTGCTCTTTTGATCAATGATGGAACGGAGCCTGTTAGGAATTTAGAATGTCCTAATTGTAATAGGATGCTCTGTGGACTGTGTAAGGTTCGATCTCATGAAGGATTCGGATGCAGCGAGTTCGAGAAACTGAAGAGGGACGATAAGGGGAAAGCTGTTATACTGGCTAACATTGCGGAAGATATGAGGTGGAGACAATGTCCCAAGTGCAGTGAGTATGTTGCCAAATCTGGGGGCTGCAACATCATGACATGCAGGTTTCTTTCTagttaa